From Oenococcus sicerae, the proteins below share one genomic window:
- a CDS encoding alpha/beta hydrolase: MLRWLTRIVIAMLVLYLAACAYFFSVAELRNTQNDKNYTTVGVPASLKSDVADFQQRYEATGRKVTLKHDALKLDAYYLPAQKTTNKTVIVIHGFRRNKSGMKAYVDMFAKLGYNTLTVDNRGHGQSQGHYVGFGWLDKSDIEAWIRYLVAKNAKVEIVPFGISMGGATVAMMSGDQLPVNVKALIEDSGYTSAEAEIAYQGKEMYNLPAKPIVPTVSLISKIFAGYSYAQADTLAQIRKNTRPMLFMHGGADSYVPTKMVYQLYKADPDSRKRLWIAANSGHVQGFGDHPAAYTTQIKQFLNLYFK, from the coding sequence ATGCTTCGTTGGTTAACTAGGATCGTGATCGCTATGCTCGTGCTTTATCTGGCCGCCTGTGCTTATTTTTTCAGTGTGGCCGAGCTGCGAAACACGCAAAATGATAAAAATTACACAACTGTTGGTGTGCCGGCCAGTCTTAAGTCTGATGTCGCAGATTTTCAGCAGCGTTACGAAGCGACCGGCCGAAAAGTCACTTTGAAACATGATGCTTTAAAACTCGACGCTTATTACCTGCCTGCACAAAAAACGACGAATAAAACTGTGATCGTGATCCATGGTTTTCGCCGAAACAAAAGCGGTATGAAAGCCTATGTAGATATGTTTGCCAAGCTCGGCTACAATACTTTGACGGTAGACAACCGTGGGCATGGCCAGTCGCAAGGTCATTATGTCGGTTTCGGCTGGCTGGATAAAAGTGATATTGAAGCTTGGATCCGTTATTTAGTCGCCAAAAATGCCAAGGTTGAGATCGTGCCCTTTGGTATTTCCATGGGCGGCGCTACCGTAGCGATGATGTCCGGTGACCAGTTGCCTGTTAATGTTAAAGCCTTGATCGAAGATTCCGGCTACACGAGTGCTGAAGCGGAAATCGCTTATCAGGGAAAAGAGATGTACAATTTGCCTGCCAAACCGATCGTACCGACTGTCAGTCTGATCTCTAAAATTTTTGCCGGCTACTCTTATGCGCAGGCTGATACGCTGGCACAGATCAGAAAAAATACGCGGCCGATGCTGTTTATGCATGGCGGTGCCGACAGTTATGTGCCGACTAAAATGGTTTATCAGTTGTATAAAGCTGATCCCGATTCGCGCAAACGACTTTGGATCGCAGCTAATTCTGGTCATGTTCAAGGATTTGGCGACCATCCGGCCGCTTATACGACTCAAATCAAGCAATTTCTTAATCTATATTTTAAGTAA
- a CDS encoding helix-turn-helix domain-containing protein codes for MFPERLRALRRGKGITLKELAKALNKNLSKGEAKNTESQIGNWERGERNPNYLEVKKLADYFDVSMDYLVGRYNNDQLDLAKAMITSAKLTFNDTPLDNNDKYEILQLISGYLHARGRRSTGDLIHIDHQESLDLFNNQNDL; via the coding sequence ATGTTTCCAGAGAGACTAAGGGCGCTGCGGCGAGGCAAAGGGATCACCTTAAAAGAGCTAGCCAAAGCTTTAAATAAGAACTTATCCAAGGGTGAAGCCAAAAACACAGAATCCCAAATCGGTAATTGGGAACGCGGCGAACGAAACCCGAATTATTTGGAAGTCAAAAAATTAGCCGATTATTTTGATGTCTCGATGGATTATCTCGTTGGCCGTTACAATAATGATCAGCTGGATCTAGCCAAAGCCATGATCACGTCAGCTAAACTAACTTTTAACGACACACCTTTGGACAATAATGATAAATACGAAATCCTGCAGCTGATCTCAGGCTATCTGCATGCTCGCGGTCGTCGTTCAACTGGCGATCTGATCCATATCGATCATCAAGAATCACTGGATCTTTTTAATAATCAAAATGACCTTTAA
- a CDS encoding SAM-dependent methyltransferase, giving the protein MTFNLESYIPRLKACRDYFAKVYPVSDLIDDLLFADLAISQHHLPEKLPKLLLDDAMITEIQDFLAKQITPDMTELAIQQKVRPAEVLDELLTDFRDYLIEKYGMFAYISKDWTQDLLAYLDGRRVVELMAGNGFLTAGIRELKMDYPITATDNFDWQIMAHPIAPITKVIRMEASAAIEYYFQETDVFLLAWSPQHANSDWLILNYLRAHDFFVHSRELIVIGEKNGVTNSKKFWQQAQLSVPTALNKHWPQFDLVKDQVFSVR; this is encoded by the coding sequence ATGACCTTTAATTTAGAAAGCTACATTCCCCGTCTAAAAGCCTGCCGGGATTATTTTGCCAAAGTCTATCCGGTCAGCGATTTAATCGATGATCTGCTTTTTGCCGATCTGGCCATCAGTCAGCATCATCTGCCTGAAAAATTGCCTAAGCTGCTGCTGGACGATGCCATGATCACGGAAATTCAAGATTTTTTGGCCAAACAAATTACGCCCGACATGACAGAACTCGCTATTCAGCAAAAAGTTCGACCGGCCGAGGTCTTGGATGAATTATTGACTGATTTTCGTGATTATTTGATCGAGAAATACGGTATGTTTGCCTATATTTCAAAAGACTGGACACAAGATCTGCTTGCCTATTTAGATGGCCGCCGAGTCGTTGAATTGATGGCTGGCAACGGTTTTCTAACAGCTGGTATCCGTGAATTGAAAATGGATTATCCGATCACGGCTACGGATAATTTTGATTGGCAGATCATGGCGCACCCGATCGCACCGATCACAAAAGTCATCAGAATGGAAGCAAGTGCCGCGATCGAATATTATTTCCAAGAGACTGACGTTTTCCTATTGGCCTGGTCACCGCAGCACGCTAATTCCGACTGGTTGATTTTGAACTACCTGCGTGCCCATGATTTTTTCGTTCATTCTCGTGAATTGATCGTGATCGGTGAAAAAAACGGTGTGACGAATTCGAAAAAATTCTGGCAGCAGGCTCAATTATCAGTGCCGACAGCTTTAAATAAACATTGGCCGCAATTCGATCTGGTGAAGGACCAAGTCTTTAGTGTCCGATGA
- a CDS encoding fructosamine kinase family protein translates to MFSLNENFLQHIDLPTDSKITRYHRVGGGDINQAYSLETETGEHYFLKVQPNSVAAFFQHEADGLKLLAQAVRVPRVLGMGQVKKDQWLLLESLNAVNDGDQYALGRALAKVHAITSPNQEFGFDRDFTAGKTAKINHWQKDWYNFFVEQRLAVLRGLLLQEGKWVVSDRDYEQAVNKFKLLLTDHVSQPSLLHGDFWSGNFMFDADSGEPIFIDPDVYYGDAEFDLGITTVFGGFNRDFYAGYQSLRPVDAGIDQRLMFYQLYYLMVHAHLFAGSYIQAYAGKLAQIIGH, encoded by the coding sequence ATGTTTAGCCTTAATGAGAATTTTTTACAACACATCGATTTACCGACCGACTCAAAAATCACACGTTATCACAGGGTCGGCGGTGGTGATATCAATCAGGCTTATTCGCTGGAGACGGAAACTGGCGAGCATTATTTTTTAAAAGTTCAGCCGAATTCTGTAGCGGCTTTTTTTCAGCATGAAGCCGATGGCTTAAAATTGCTTGCACAGGCTGTTAGAGTACCGCGGGTCTTGGGTATGGGCCAAGTCAAAAAGGACCAGTGGCTGCTGCTAGAATCTCTAAATGCGGTCAATGATGGCGACCAGTATGCTTTAGGCCGCGCTTTGGCAAAAGTTCATGCGATCACGAGCCCTAATCAGGAATTTGGTTTTGATCGGGATTTTACAGCTGGCAAAACAGCGAAAATAAATCATTGGCAAAAGGACTGGTACAACTTTTTCGTTGAACAGCGTCTGGCTGTTTTACGCGGCCTGCTGCTGCAAGAAGGCAAATGGGTCGTATCTGACAGGGATTACGAACAAGCAGTCAACAAATTCAAGCTGCTGCTGACCGATCATGTCAGCCAGCCAAGCCTGCTGCATGGTGATTTTTGGTCAGGCAATTTTATGTTCGATGCTGACTCTGGTGAACCGATTTTTATCGATCCGGATGTCTATTATGGTGACGCGGAATTCGACCTTGGCATTACGACGGTCTTTGGCGGCTTCAATCGTGATTTTTACGCTGGTTATCAGAGTCTACGCCCTGTTGACGCGGGAATTGACCAGCGGCTGATGTTTTATCAGCTCTATTATTTGATGGTGCATGCGCATTTATTTGCCGGCTCTTATATCCAGGCCTATGCGGGCAAACTGGCCCAGATCATCGGACACTAA
- a CDS encoding ABC transporter permease produces MTKTWIVAKNVFLKNLKSPAYYWMLLAPFVFALIGIGIGFIASKATDNSANPNSMIGIVGQPKQTTLLKNALKSQADVRSEANLKQAKAALAKQKIDAYITLNADYSKAQIVTNSQADTSFNVDSIKQTITSLKTQTAIASMHLSAAQVQNLTAPADVKTRYVSVKESKISNSAVDSGLRYGVSQASVILIFIFLSTYIQITGSEIGTEKGSRIIESLLAAVPARQHFVGKIIAIAGLLLVQLAAYAVILIAAIILAGPFGYAKYVNMVDWSQLGFGFAGVVILLAFAAILLYIVLAAVFASMVSRQEDMPKSTSTVMYVALIPYALSFMGTTAANSLFFKIMSFIPLFSQSLMPMRMAVNSASTVDGLIAFALQLAALAIFIWLASGIYAKNVLNYDDGKPLTKLLRTFKIKNS; encoded by the coding sequence ATGACTAAAACTTGGATCGTTGCTAAAAATGTATTCTTAAAAAATTTAAAAAGTCCGGCTTATTACTGGATGCTGCTGGCACCATTTGTTTTTGCACTGATCGGTATTGGCATTGGTTTTATTGCTAGCAAGGCCACGGATAACAGCGCTAATCCTAATTCAATGATCGGTATTGTTGGCCAGCCCAAACAGACGACGCTTTTGAAAAATGCTTTAAAAAGTCAGGCTGATGTTCGCAGCGAAGCTAATCTGAAACAGGCGAAAGCGGCCTTGGCCAAACAAAAGATCGATGCTTATATCACGTTAAACGCTGACTATTCCAAGGCACAAATTGTCACGAATTCTCAAGCTGACACGAGCTTTAATGTCGACTCGATCAAGCAGACGATCACGAGCTTGAAAACACAGACAGCGATCGCCAGCATGCATCTATCGGCTGCGCAAGTTCAGAACTTAACGGCGCCAGCTGATGTTAAGACGCGGTATGTTTCTGTCAAAGAGTCCAAAATTTCTAACAGCGCCGTTGACAGCGGCCTACGATATGGCGTTTCTCAGGCTTCGGTTATTTTAATTTTTATTTTTCTATCAACCTACATTCAAATTACAGGTAGTGAGATCGGGACGGAAAAGGGATCTCGGATCATCGAAAGTCTGCTGGCAGCTGTTCCAGCGCGCCAGCATTTTGTCGGTAAGATCATCGCGATCGCGGGTCTGTTACTGGTCCAATTAGCGGCTTATGCGGTCATTTTGATTGCTGCGATCATCTTGGCAGGTCCTTTTGGCTATGCTAAATATGTGAATATGGTCGATTGGTCGCAGTTAGGCTTTGGCTTCGCTGGGGTCGTGATCTTGCTGGCCTTTGCAGCGATTTTGCTTTATATTGTGCTGGCAGCTGTCTTTGCTTCAATGGTCAGCCGCCAAGAAGACATGCCAAAATCAACCTCAACAGTGATGTATGTTGCCTTGATACCTTATGCGCTGAGTTTTATGGGAACGACTGCGGCTAATTCGCTTTTCTTTAAAATAATGTCTTTTATTCCGCTTTTCAGTCAGTCGCTGATGCCGATGCGTATGGCAGTTAATTCTGCTTCGACAGTTGACGGCTTGATCGCTTTTGCCTTGCAGCTGGCCGCCCTTGCCATTTTTATCTGGCTGGCATCGGGCATTTACGCTAAAAATGTGTTGAATTATGACGATGGCAAACCCTTAACTAAACTTTTGCGGACTTTTAAAATCAAAAATTCGTGA
- a CDS encoding ABC transporter ATP-binding protein encodes MLKIEHVNKSFTDLKAVVDESWELDAGQILGLIGQNGAGKSTTFKLILNFLTLDSGSITLNGEKINSQTMNEIGFLPEERGLYPDVKVGEQILYFAELHGRSRKEIRSKMQDWMDLFDVQGKLTDKVKKLSKGNQQKVQLITALIHEPKLIILDEPFSGLDPVNAQVLLDIIVAQKQKGAAIIYSSHDMNNVSAIADKVIMLNRGHVVLNGRTADVRQSFGRTKIYLESPLTQQQLLDIKGVTSITARAGGLEVSLADPKVGEEIFYLATKNGYITAFDQQPPTLDEIFRMKIGEDAIIEAASEGSTHD; translated from the coding sequence ATGCTAAAAATTGAGCACGTCAACAAAAGCTTTACGGATCTTAAGGCGGTCGTTGACGAATCTTGGGAATTGGATGCCGGTCAGATTTTGGGACTGATCGGTCAAAATGGTGCCGGCAAATCAACCACTTTTAAACTGATTTTGAATTTTCTGACTTTGGATTCTGGATCGATCACATTAAATGGCGAGAAAATTAATAGTCAGACGATGAACGAAATTGGTTTTCTGCCTGAAGAACGCGGTTTGTATCCGGATGTCAAAGTCGGCGAACAGATCTTATATTTTGCTGAACTGCATGGTAGGTCCAGAAAAGAAATTCGGTCGAAAATGCAGGATTGGATGGATCTTTTTGATGTTCAAGGCAAGCTGACTGATAAAGTCAAAAAACTTTCCAAGGGCAATCAGCAAAAAGTACAGCTGATCACAGCCTTGATCCATGAACCGAAATTGATTATTTTAGATGAACCTTTTAGCGGCTTGGATCCAGTCAATGCTCAAGTACTTTTGGATATTATCGTGGCCCAAAAGCAAAAAGGGGCTGCAATTATCTATTCGTCGCATGATATGAATAATGTTTCGGCGATTGCTGATAAGGTCATTATGCTGAATCGTGGTCACGTTGTTTTAAATGGTCGAACAGCTGATGTGCGTCAATCTTTTGGCCGCACGAAAATTTATTTGGAATCACCGCTGACCCAGCAGCAGTTGCTGGATATTAAAGGTGTGACATCAATCACAGCCCGAGCTGGCGGTCTGGAAGTGTCCTTGGCTGATCCGAAAGTTGGTGAAGAAATTTTCTATTTAGCGACAAAAAACGGCTATATTACAGCTTTTGATCAGCAGCCGCCGACCTTAGACGAAATTTTCCGTATGAAGATCGGTGAAGACGCGATCATAGAAGCAGCGAGCGAGGGATCAACGCATGACTAA
- a CDS encoding MFS transporter yields MLTFMSVLDGSIVNIALPSISKDLHIPLNQATWTVIVYLIVISGLLLLFGRMGDVFGKIKIFKIGTVIFTIGSFLAGISEFGLIFLLAARVVQAIGASMAMATSFGITTSNFPASMRARAMSITGMFVSLGAIAGPAIGGAILSLLSWSYIFWVNVPFGLLTILIGIKYFPKDTIAQPDEKIDYTGSILFFAFIAIFFLAVNAAEVVGFQDILVISGLVISILFLIAFIKVENVIKEPMIKLEIFKNQLYSISLTTAFLVFAINSYTNILMPFYLQDLRKLTPGQTGLILMCFPIANFIFSPISGWAGDKFDKELITLIGLAGLTLSQIGYLSIGGASPYLLLVITLIANGMSSAIFMSPNNALTMSTVPRPLLGIAGSVTALARNVGFIVGNTFATTMLFIGMSQLAGYRVVNYLPKHPEYFIQSMHWSFIFAALMSLLAFALTLYRMLKRNALHKYVARN; encoded by the coding sequence ATGCTGACTTTTATGAGTGTTCTAGATGGGTCGATCGTGAATATTGCATTGCCGTCTATCTCCAAAGATCTACATATTCCTTTAAATCAAGCTACTTGGACCGTGATCGTTTATTTGATCGTGATATCCGGCCTGCTGCTGCTATTTGGCCGTATGGGCGATGTTTTCGGCAAAATTAAGATATTCAAAATCGGCACGGTCATTTTTACGATCGGGTCATTTTTGGCCGGCATTTCTGAATTCGGTCTGATATTCCTGCTGGCGGCCCGCGTGGTACAAGCAATCGGTGCCTCAATGGCCATGGCAACAAGCTTTGGTATTACAACTTCCAACTTTCCAGCCAGCATGCGTGCTCGCGCGATGTCGATCACAGGTATGTTCGTTTCATTGGGTGCGATCGCCGGTCCAGCGATCGGTGGTGCGATCCTCAGCCTGCTCAGCTGGTCTTATATTTTCTGGGTCAATGTTCCTTTTGGCCTCTTGACGATTCTGATCGGCATTAAGTATTTCCCTAAAGATACGATCGCACAGCCGGATGAAAAAATCGATTATACAGGTTCGATCCTCTTTTTCGCCTTTATTGCCATTTTCTTTTTAGCTGTCAACGCTGCTGAAGTGGTCGGTTTCCAAGACATTTTGGTTATTAGCGGCCTCGTCATTTCAATTCTGTTTTTAATTGCCTTTATAAAAGTAGAAAACGTGATCAAAGAGCCTATGATCAAATTGGAAATCTTTAAAAATCAGCTTTATTCAATCTCGCTGACGACGGCTTTTCTTGTTTTCGCAATTAACTCTTACACGAATATTCTCATGCCTTTCTACCTGCAGGATCTGCGAAAACTCACACCGGGTCAGACTGGTTTGATCCTGATGTGTTTTCCGATCGCGAATTTTATCTTTTCACCAATTTCCGGCTGGGCTGGCGATAAATTCGATAAAGAATTGATCACATTGATCGGTCTTGCCGGACTCACGCTGAGCCAGATCGGCTATCTATCTATCGGCGGTGCCTCTCCTTATTTATTGTTGGTCATCACTTTGATCGCAAACGGCATGTCATCAGCCATCTTCATGTCACCCAATAACGCACTGACTATGAGTACTGTCCCAAGGCCGCTGTTAGGCATTGCCGGGTCTGTGACAGCCTTAGCCCGGAATGTCGGCTTTATTGTCGGTAATACTTTTGCGACAACGATGCTCTTTATCGGTATGAGTCAATTGGCTGGATATCGTGTTGTCAATTATCTGCCGAAACATCCAGAATACTTTATTCAATCAATGCATTGGAGCTTTATCTTCGCTGCTTTGATGAGTCTGCTGGCCTTTGCTTTGACCCTCTACCGAATGTTAAAAAGGAATGCACTGCATAAGTACGTCGCCAGGAACTGA
- the msrA gene encoding peptide-methionine (S)-S-oxide reductase MsrA: MAEKTQTAIFAGGCFWCMVEPFDSLPGIVKVRSGYTGGHVDHPTYEQVSAHSTGHTEAVKIWFDPEKITYSDLVELYWQVTDPTDAGGQFQDRGDNYRPVIFVNSAKQRQIAEASKQKLIESKVFANDPIVTKIEDAVVFWDAEAYHQDFYKYNQARMKLQDAQREAFTEKHWNKN; encoded by the coding sequence ATGGCAGAAAAAACGCAAACAGCTATTTTTGCCGGCGGATGTTTTTGGTGCATGGTTGAACCATTTGATTCCTTGCCGGGCATTGTGAAAGTTCGTTCAGGCTACACGGGCGGTCACGTTGATCACCCAACTTATGAACAGGTCTCAGCACATTCAACAGGTCATACAGAAGCCGTTAAAATTTGGTTTGATCCAGAAAAAATAACCTATTCTGATTTGGTCGAACTTTATTGGCAGGTGACCGACCCGACTGATGCAGGTGGCCAATTCCAAGATCGTGGTGATAATTATCGACCGGTTATCTTTGTTAATTCGGCTAAACAGCGTCAAATTGCTGAAGCTTCCAAACAAAAACTGATTGAATCAAAAGTATTTGCCAATGATCCAATCGTGACCAAAATCGAAGATGCTGTAGTCTTTTGGGATGCCGAAGCATATCACCAAGATTTTTACAAATACAATCAGGCTCGTATGAAACTGCAGGATGCACAACGCGAAGCTTTCACAGAAAAGCATTGGAACAAAAATTAA
- a CDS encoding energy-coupling factor transporter transmembrane component T family protein — MNSTSFSLAYQNRGTWLDLAGGATKLLAFLLLSGISMIVLDTRFLIFLVILSLIVLKTSQVKFSEVSTLVKLVLFFMAINLFMIYILAPNYGAQLYQSKTILFGSGFYALTSQELLYLVNVSLEYIVAVPLALIFLLTTNPSEFASGLNRIGIPYKVSYSVSLALRYIPDVTKEYQQISLSQQARGNEISKKAGFLKRLKGASAILVPLLLSSIDRIESVSQAMELRRFGAKKKRSWYFSEQLKAVDYGILSAVLLIILVGVILLFVNGGRFWNPFVK; from the coding sequence ATGAATAGTACTTCGTTTAGTCTGGCCTATCAAAATCGCGGTACTTGGCTTGATCTAGCTGGCGGCGCCACAAAGTTATTAGCTTTCTTGCTGCTATCGGGAATTTCAATGATCGTACTAGATACACGATTCCTGATTTTTCTCGTTATTTTATCTTTGATCGTTTTGAAAACCAGTCAGGTAAAGTTTTCGGAAGTTTCGACTTTGGTTAAACTAGTTCTTTTCTTTATGGCGATCAATTTGTTCATGATCTACATATTGGCACCGAATTATGGCGCTCAGCTTTACCAATCAAAAACTATCTTATTCGGCAGCGGTTTTTACGCGTTGACCAGCCAAGAACTATTATATTTAGTCAATGTTTCACTGGAATATATCGTCGCCGTACCCTTAGCACTGATCTTCTTATTGACAACTAATCCATCGGAATTTGCCTCGGGCTTGAATCGCATTGGCATTCCTTACAAAGTCAGCTACTCAGTCTCGCTGGCATTGCGTTATATTCCGGATGTGACCAAAGAATACCAGCAGATCAGTCTTTCTCAGCAAGCTCGTGGCAATGAAATTTCTAAAAAGGCTGGTTTTCTGAAACGGCTGAAGGGTGCTTCGGCTATTTTAGTACCGCTATTATTGAGTTCGATCGATCGTATTGAGTCAGTTAGCCAAGCGATGGAACTGAGGCGTTTTGGCGCTAAGAAAAAACGCAGCTGGTATTTTTCTGAACAGCTCAAGGCAGTTGACTACGGCATTTTATCCGCAGTCTTGTTAATTATCTTAGTTGGCGTTATTCTTTTGTTTGTGAATGGCGGCCGTTTTTGGAATCCATTCGTTAAATAA
- a CDS encoding ABC transporter ATP-binding protein, producing MPAISFKNVNFKYRIQSQATLHNVSFVFDYGQKIIIAGPSGSGKTTIGHLINGLIPQSFSGDISGQIMINDEDIQDLDIFRLSFAVGTVLQDTDAQFVGMTVAEDVAFLLENEHTDHDQLLKKTDQWLNELDLQSVKAHHPQELSGGQKQRVSMAGVLSSDSKILLFDEPLANLDPASGRTAIKLISDLQKKLGLTVIIIEHRLEESLKIDADQLLIIDQGKIIADASPDDVLKTGVINKIGLREPLYLTALRHAGFNLAEENHLTNIESFDQVVVSKKLSAWMRTKPSAGSQPSAKVVLSVEDLSFSYADQAVFRDFNLDFYAGDITAIVGKNGSGKSTFSNLVTGFLKADAGKITLDGQILNDLSVKERADKIGYVLQDPNQMISQNLVFDEVAYGLKLRGVDPDETERRVRQILKISGLDTMRHWPVSALSFGQKKRVTIASVLILRPKVLLLDEPTAGQDYLNYRSIMNFVASLNQKYATSIIVITHDMHLMLEYADRALALVDGHIIADKTPAALLSNLALLKRASLAPTSLYELANFADVDPIRLSQRLVESEIDHE from the coding sequence ATGCCAGCAATTAGTTTTAAAAATGTCAATTTTAAATATCGCATTCAAAGCCAAGCTACATTGCATAATGTTAGCTTTGTTTTTGATTATGGGCAGAAAATTATTATTGCTGGTCCTTCGGGGTCGGGCAAGACAACGATCGGTCATCTGATCAACGGTCTGATCCCGCAAAGTTTTTCAGGCGACATTTCCGGTCAGATCATGATTAATGATGAAGATATCCAAGATCTGGATATCTTTCGTCTGTCTTTTGCTGTCGGCACGGTTTTACAAGACACCGATGCCCAATTTGTTGGTATGACGGTTGCTGAGGATGTCGCTTTTTTATTGGAAAATGAACATACCGATCATGATCAGTTACTGAAAAAGACCGATCAATGGCTCAATGAGCTGGATCTGCAATCAGTTAAGGCTCACCATCCACAGGAGTTATCAGGTGGCCAAAAGCAGCGTGTCAGTATGGCCGGCGTGCTGAGTTCTGATAGCAAGATCTTGTTATTTGACGAGCCGCTAGCCAATTTGGATCCGGCTTCTGGTCGAACGGCGATCAAATTAATTTCGGATCTGCAAAAAAAGTTAGGCCTGACCGTTATTATTATTGAGCATCGCTTGGAGGAATCTCTGAAAATTGATGCTGATCAGCTATTGATCATCGATCAAGGAAAAATTATTGCCGATGCTAGTCCGGACGATGTTTTAAAAACAGGTGTCATCAATAAAATCGGCTTGCGCGAGCCGCTATATTTAACTGCTTTAAGACATGCAGGCTTTAATTTAGCTGAGGAAAATCATTTAACGAATATTGAATCTTTTGATCAGGTGGTCGTTTCCAAAAAATTGTCAGCTTGGATGAGGACGAAGCCTTCTGCGGGCAGCCAGCCATCAGCTAAAGTAGTCTTATCAGTTGAGGATCTTTCTTTTTCTTACGCAGATCAAGCAGTCTTTCGAGATTTTAATTTGGATTTTTATGCTGGGGATATCACAGCGATCGTTGGTAAAAACGGATCGGGCAAGTCAACTTTTTCTAACCTAGTCACAGGTTTTTTGAAAGCTGATGCCGGTAAAATAACACTTGATGGTCAGATTTTAAATGATCTTTCAGTGAAAGAACGTGCTGATAAAATCGGTTATGTGCTGCAGGACCCTAACCAAATGATCAGCCAAAATTTGGTTTTTGACGAGGTGGCTTATGGTTTAAAGCTGCGCGGTGTTGATCCAGACGAGACCGAACGGCGTGTGAGACAGATTTTGAAAATTTCTGGTCTGGATACGATGCGCCATTGGCCTGTTTCAGCTTTGAGTTTTGGTCAGAAAAAACGTGTCACGATCGCTTCGGTCTTGATTTTAAGGCCCAAAGTACTGCTCTTGGATGAGCCAACTGCCGGTCAGGATTATTTGAATTATCGTTCGATAATGAATTTCGTCGCTTCACTGAATCAAAAATATGCGACTTCGATTATTGTGATCACGCATGATATGCATTTGATGCTTGAGTACGCTGACCGTGCCTTGGCCTTAGTCGATGGTCACATCATTGCTGATAAGACCCCAGCCGCTCTACTCAGCAATTTGGCATTGTTGAAACGTGCTTCGCTAGCACCAACGAGTCTTTATGAGCTAGCGAATTTTGCCGATGTTGACCCGATTCGCTTATCGCAAAGGCTGGTCGAAAGTGAGATCGATCATGAATAG
- a CDS encoding ECF-type riboflavin transporter substrate-binding protein, protein MQEKNKSWISVKDVVAIGIGTAVFFVLMRFVAIPLPMSNTTINLGEAWLSLIAAIFGPIVGFLVGFIGHALNDTVAGWGVWWTWVFADGVLGLLLGLIKPRLNLQTESLTAKKIVLFNVWQLIANAIAWLVIAPLGDIVVYKQPALKVFLQGAWAGVGNVLAIAIVGTILLAAYNRTRTGSGSLRSEK, encoded by the coding sequence ATGCAGGAAAAAAATAAAAGCTGGATCAGTGTCAAAGATGTCGTTGCAATTGGAATCGGGACAGCCGTCTTTTTTGTTTTGATGCGTTTTGTGGCTATTCCTTTACCGATGTCAAATACAACCATCAATTTGGGTGAGGCTTGGTTGAGCCTGATCGCGGCTATTTTTGGTCCCATCGTTGGCTTTCTCGTTGGTTTTATTGGTCATGCTTTAAATGATACGGTTGCCGGTTGGGGTGTTTGGTGGACTTGGGTTTTTGCTGATGGTGTTTTAGGTCTGCTCTTGGGTCTGATCAAGCCAAGATTGAACTTGCAAACAGAAAGCTTAACTGCTAAAAAAATCGTCCTTTTTAATGTTTGGCAGCTTATTGCTAATGCGATCGCCTGGCTTGTGATCGCACCTTTGGGCGACATTGTCGTTTATAAACAACCAGCCTTAAAGGTCTTTTTGCAGGGCGCGTGGGCTGGAGTCGGCAATGTGCTGGCGATTGCCATTGTAGGCACCATTTTGTTAGCTGCTTACAACAGGACACGGACCGGCTCGGGTTCTTTGAGGTCTGAAAAGTGA